A stretch of DNA from Brevibacterium sp. CBA3109:
GCCTGGAGCCGGTCGCATCTCGGTACGCTCACGGCTCGTCCGCCCCCGGTCGGAGACATCGCGCCTCCCGCTCCCCACACGGCCGGATGTCGAAGGCCCGTCCGAGTGTCTAAGCTTGAGGAATGGCAGAGAAACCGGCATCGCTGAGACCCACGCGCGGCGATGTGTATCTGGTGCTCGCGCTGGCCGGGGCTTCGATGGTCTTTGCAATCCTGTACAACACGACGGCCTACTGGCCCTTCAAGGGTCCGCTGTGGCTGATCTGCCTGGCATCCGTGCTTGTCACCGTGCCGCTGCTCTACCGACGACGCTATCCCAGCCAAGTCGCCTGGATTCAGGCCACTATCTTCGTCACTGCGCAGTTCTTGGCCATCATGGAGCCCGGGGTCACTCAGATCATCTTGTTCATGGGCCTCTATTCGGTCGGCGCGTGGCAGAGCAATCGCAGAGCGGCATTCGTCTCTCGTCTTCTACTGTGCGTGGGGATCTTCGTCTACCTGCTCATATCGATGGCCCTGCAGTTCGAGGCGATCGGAGACATGACCGTCCTGCAGTTCGCGGCGGGTTCGGCAGTCTCCTTCCTCATCAACGTGGCATTCTTCGGCGGCGCCTGGCTCTTCGGCAACCGCGCCTGGAACCAACGCCGGCTCATGGACGAGCTGCGCACCGCCAACGCCGAGGTCCGCTGCCAGGAACAGAAGCTGACCCGGCAGGCACTCGACCTCGAGCGGGTGCGCATCGCCCGCGAACTCCATGACGGCATCGCCCACCACATCACCGGCGTCGGCATCCATGCTGCCGCCGCCCGGCGCAGTCTTGAGAAGAATCCCGACAAGGCACGAGAGTCGCTGAAAACCATAGAATCCTCGACCCGAGAAACCGTCGACGAACTGCGCGCTCTCGTCTACACGCTTCGGGACACCGACGACTTGAGCACTGCCGAGCACAATGCAAAGGGCAACCCCAGCCTCGGCGACATTCCCGAACTCATCGATGTCTCACGTCGATCGGGGCAGCGGATCGAAGTCCTCACAATCGGCCAGCCGCGCCCGCTGACACCGATTACGGAGATGTCGATCTACCGCGTGATCCAGGAATCCCTGACCAACTGTCGACGCTATGCGGGCTCGTACGCCGAGGTGGAGGTGCGTCTGCGTTACGGGGCGTCCGAACTCGAGATCGAGATCAGTGACTCCCGATCCCCCGGACCGCCTCGCAAGGAACCGCAGTTTGATCCCGAACCTTCAGCCGACTCAGCACCCGAGCCGGCCCTCGAGTCAGATGACGAGCGTTCTGGGGACGTTCGAACCCCGAAACACACTGGCCTGGGCCTGGGAATCGTCGGCATGCGCGAACGGATGAGCGCCTTGGGCGGTACCCTCGACGCCGGCCCGAAATCCCGTGGCGGATGGCTCGTTCGGGCACAGATTCCATACCCTCAGAACATCACAGACTCGGAGAGTGCCGCTCTCCCCGGCGCTGACGCCGATGCCGACAGCAGTACCGCTCCGACTGCATCCACCACGCCAAGCACCACCGCTTCCTCCACCACCGAGTCCACAGCAAAGGCCTGAACAGTGATCCGAGTCCTCCTCGTCGACGACCAGTCGATGGTCCGCACCGGCTTTCGCACGATTCTCGAAAGCGAGGACGGCATCACCGTCGTCGGTGAGGCGGAGAACGGACAGGTCGCGATCGACCGTGCGCTCGATCTCGCCCCCGACGTCATCTGCATGGACGTTCAGATGCCCGTCATGGACGGACTCGAGGCCACTGCAGAGATCGTTCGCCGAGGTGCGGCCGGAGCGGTCCTCATGCTCACCACCTTCGACCGTGACGACTTCCTGTTCCAAGCGCTGGCAGCGGGCGCCAGCGGGTTCCTGCTCAAGACTGCCGAGGCGGAGCAGCTCATCGAGGCGGTCACCGCACTGGCGGGCGGCGACGGACTCCTCTCCCCCGAGGTGACCCGACGCGTCATCGAACGCTCCGTCCGCAGTCCCGAGACCACGACAGCCACAGCCCCCGCGCTCGAACTCCTCACCGACCGAGAACTCGAAGTCCTCCACCTCGTTGCAGCCGGGCTGAGCAATGCCGAGATCGCGGGCACGCTCTTCGTCGGCGAGGCCACCGTGAAGACTCATGTCTCCAATCTGCTGACTAAGCTCGACATCCGCGACCGCATCCACGTCGTCATCTTCGCCTACGAGAATGGGATCGTCGAGAAGTGAGCTGTCCGGCATCTCGGATTGCCGAAAGCTCGCACGAACTAATGGCCAACTTTCGACACGTTTCGAAAATTCACTTACAACGGGTATAACCTATTTGCAGGCTGCGAGACGACCCCCGGTCTCACTGCCCGTTGCCCCACCCCCGTTGCACGTTCGATCCTCCAACACTGCCGATTCAGCTATCGCGGGCACGGCCCGCCGCTGATTGAAAGGGTTGCGCCTGAATGCACAGCACAGAAGACCCCTCACCCACCCACCGTGAGTACGACCATCTCGTCCACCTGACGGCCACCCGTCGTCGCGAATCCCAGCAGATCGTTGACTTCCTGCACACCGGAAGGTCCGTCATCGTCGTCTGCCTGACCGGCGATGGAACCCTGGACTTCGCCAGGTCGCTGGCGACCACACTCGGACAGCCACAGCACTCCATGCTGCGTGTGACCGCCCACACCACCGTTGCCGAGGTCGAGGAGTTCACCGACCCTGTGAAATTGGACGGCGGCCCCCGCATCATCTGCGGCGCCCACCTGCTCCCACCCGAGGCCGGACCGATCATCGACCGTGACCTTCACGTCTCGCGAGTGCCCATCGCCTACCTCGTCGACGGGGACAGACTGCGCACCGTCAGCCGAGACGGCAACGGACCACTCAGTCAGATCGCGGCCAGTTGGAGCAGCGGGGAACTCGAGCGGGTCGACCTGGCACGATTGACCGGCAGTGAATCGCTGGCGCTGGTGACCGGATTGGCGGGCACCGTACCGCTGGATGACCTTCAGCTGCGCACCCTGGCGGCGCTGTCGGCCGGGCGTCCACTGATTGCCGCCGATCTCGTTACGTGGGCAGCGGAGTCTCCGCACAAGGTCCCACAGCGTTATCCCCACGCCAGCGTCGACACCCCGCCCTTTGGTCACCGAACACTGTCGCGGCTGGCGGCCCAGTATCCGCACCTGCATACGGACACACTCGTCGCTGCTCGCCGGCTCGGTGCCATCAGCCCCCTGCCCGTGTCCACCGCCAAGCTGCTCTTCGGCGACACGGTCATCGCTCGCCTCATCGACCTGAGACTGGCACGGGAGCTCGAAGTCACCGGCCAACCTTCGGTCGCGGTATCGCCGCTTCACGTCTCGGCGATCGACGGCGCGCGCCTCGGCGAAGCGAACGAAGAAGAGGACAGGAAGTTTCGCGCCAAGCTGGAGACGATGTGGCGGGCGGGCTATCCCGTCGGTGAGGTTGCCGCCATCAGCCTGGCCCGAGACGTCATCAACGATGGTCGCGAGCTCAACCGGTCTCGAGTTCGGCTGCTGCTCGCAGCGGCCCGATCTCTCAACCGCCTCGGCGATCCGATGGAAGCCGCGGTGATGCTCCTGACAGTCGAGGATGCGGTCCGGGACGATCCCTCTTTGCTCATCGAGTGGGAGCTGCAATCTATCACGGTCCGACTGGTCAGCGGCGACCGTGAGGGCGCAGTGAAACTGATCCGGGCCGGCGTCGACCACGGCCCCATGGGATGTGAACACAGACCGGACTACCTCGAGCTGCTCTTCGTCGCGGCCGCGGCACTCGCTTCGGACGCCGAACTCCCACAGTGGTGGACAGATTTCCTGCGGGACGTAGTCGACCCGCTGGTACCCGGAATTGCGAACCTCGTCTCCTCCTTCACCGGCAGTGTGGTGACCCGAGTCGAGGACGTCGGATCGGTCCTCGAATCTCCGCAGGCATCACCGGCACTTCGGCTGGCTGCTCTGGCGGCCATATGTCAGCATCACCTGAAGAACGATGACGACGATGGTCTGATCTCCGCCGTCGCGTCGGGATTCGACCTCATCACCGAGATCACCGCAGGCCGGTCATGGGCCCTGGATGACTTCACCTTCACAATGGCCTGGTACTTCACCGTCGGAGCCACCGTCAACTGCCTCCTCGCCGGAGTCGAACACGAACGATCTGAACTCACCGCACGCCGGTTGCTAGAAGCGGCGTGCGGGGCATCGGCTCACAGCGGATGGCAGCTGACGGCCATGACCGCCTGGTGCATCGGAATTCTGCGCTTGCTCGAAGGCGAGATCGACAGTGCGGCACGTGATTACGAGGCATTTTCGGCAGCGGTCAATCCGGCGCTGTTGGCCGTCGGCTGGGGCTTGCGCGACACGGTCGGCCGCTGGCAGCGCAGTCGTGCCCCATATTTTCACCTGCCTGCCGACGACGACAGGTCGAGGACACAGGGATACCGCCTCCACGATGGTCTGACGGCGTTCCTCCTCGGCCCGGGATCGACGCCCGCCGGCGAGTCACCAATATGGCTGCGCACCATCCTCACCCATGCTCGGTTCCTCGACGGCACCATCACCGCAGCACAGGCGAGCGCATCTCTGCGCAGGGACCCCGATATCGATCTGCCTGGACCGCGAGCAGCCCGCAGGCATGTTGATGCAGCGGATGCTGAGGAGCCCGAGGCGCTCCTTGCTGCTGGCCGCGAACTGCAGCAGGCCGGATACTTGGGAGCCGCTCGTCACGCCTTCAGGCAGGCTCGTGCTCTGTTCCTCGGCGACCGGATGAGTGCCCGCGCCAGAGTCGCCGGGG
This window harbors:
- a CDS encoding sensor histidine kinase — protein: MAEKPASLRPTRGDVYLVLALAGASMVFAILYNTTAYWPFKGPLWLICLASVLVTVPLLYRRRYPSQVAWIQATIFVTAQFLAIMEPGVTQIILFMGLYSVGAWQSNRRAAFVSRLLLCVGIFVYLLISMALQFEAIGDMTVLQFAAGSAVSFLINVAFFGGAWLFGNRAWNQRRLMDELRTANAEVRCQEQKLTRQALDLERVRIARELHDGIAHHITGVGIHAAAARRSLEKNPDKARESLKTIESSTRETVDELRALVYTLRDTDDLSTAEHNAKGNPSLGDIPELIDVSRRSGQRIEVLTIGQPRPLTPITEMSIYRVIQESLTNCRRYAGSYAEVEVRLRYGASELEIEISDSRSPGPPRKEPQFDPEPSADSAPEPALESDDERSGDVRTPKHTGLGLGIVGMRERMSALGGTLDAGPKSRGGWLVRAQIPYPQNITDSESAALPGADADADSSTAPTASTTPSTTASSTTESTAKA
- a CDS encoding response regulator, coding for MIRVLLVDDQSMVRTGFRTILESEDGITVVGEAENGQVAIDRALDLAPDVICMDVQMPVMDGLEATAEIVRRGAAGAVLMLTTFDRDDFLFQALAAGASGFLLKTAEAEQLIEAVTALAGGDGLLSPEVTRRVIERSVRSPETTTATAPALELLTDRELEVLHLVAAGLSNAEIAGTLFVGEATVKTHVSNLLTKLDIRDRIHVVIFAYENGIVEK
- a CDS encoding helix-turn-helix transcriptional regulator — encoded protein: MHSTEDPSPTHREYDHLVHLTATRRRESQQIVDFLHTGRSVIVVCLTGDGTLDFARSLATTLGQPQHSMLRVTAHTTVAEVEEFTDPVKLDGGPRIICGAHLLPPEAGPIIDRDLHVSRVPIAYLVDGDRLRTVSRDGNGPLSQIAASWSSGELERVDLARLTGSESLALVTGLAGTVPLDDLQLRTLAALSAGRPLIAADLVTWAAESPHKVPQRYPHASVDTPPFGHRTLSRLAAQYPHLHTDTLVAARRLGAISPLPVSTAKLLFGDTVIARLIDLRLARELEVTGQPSVAVSPLHVSAIDGARLGEANEEEDRKFRAKLETMWRAGYPVGEVAAISLARDVINDGRELNRSRVRLLLAAARSLNRLGDPMEAAVMLLTVEDAVRDDPSLLIEWELQSITVRLVSGDREGAVKLIRAGVDHGPMGCEHRPDYLELLFVAAAALASDAELPQWWTDFLRDVVDPLVPGIANLVSSFTGSVVTRVEDVGSVLESPQASPALRLAALAAICQHHLKNDDDDGLISAVASGFDLITEITAGRSWALDDFTFTMAWYFTVGATVNCLLAGVEHERSELTARRLLEAACGASAHSGWQLTAMTAWCIGILRLLEGEIDSAARDYEAFSAAVNPALLAVGWGLRDTVGRWQRSRAPYFHLPADDDRSRTQGYRLHDGLTAFLLGPGSTPAGESPIWLRTILTHARFLDGTITAAQASASLRRDPDIDLPGPRAARRHVDAADAEEPEALLAAGRELQQAGYLGAARHAFRQARALFLGDRMSARARVAGEALDALQTRASMTPEDPRPTTDSSVTSTEASPAVTLTQRELEICRLVAEGLTNVQISQRLVLSVRTVESHVLQARAKLGAERRRDIPMKMLKLRDAGRINAAHRPKR